From the genome of Miscanthus floridulus cultivar M001 chromosome 10, ASM1932011v1, whole genome shotgun sequence, one region includes:
- the LOC136485436 gene encoding cytosolic sulfotransferase 5-like: MEDDILLGTTTRRNDNHGQYGGFWLAESMQNAIAAARTRIKSNPPDILLASLPKSGTTWLKALAFATLNRATHSPSDAQHPLRHHNPHDCVGFLEMMVSQDDEALRSPRPLLVQTHVPYSLLPEAITAEGSGCRLVYVCRDPKDMLVSFWNFCLKEAATLAAVGCGGGWVGESAAAGLTKFEDVFELFCEGRYPGGPYWRNALEFWHESQRRPNEVLFLRYEDMLGDTVGNLKKLAAFMGCAFSEEEEEAGVVEQIVELCSLASLKGMDVNKNGSTVLAFRNEAFFRKGQVGDWKNYMTLDMAARLDKIVEEATRGSGLTFAGSVSHNY; encoded by the exons ATGGAGGACGACATTCTG CTGGGCACCACCACGAGGAGGAACGACAACCATGGGCAGTACGGAGGCTTCTGGCTAGCCGAGAGCATGCAAAACGCCATCGCTGCCGCTCGCACACGCATCAAGTCCAACCCACCTGATATCTTGCTCGCCAGCTTGCCCAAATCCGGCACCACCTGGCTCAAGGCCCTTGCCTTCGCGACGCTCAACCGTGCCACGCACTCGCCGTCCGACGCCCAGCACCCGCTCAGGCACCACAATCCCCACGACTGCGTCGGCTTCCTGGAGATGATGGTGAGCCAGGACGACGAGGCCCTCCGTTCTCCACGGCCACTGCTGGTACAAACACACGTGCCCTACTCCCTGCTTCCCGAGGCCATCACGGCGGAGGGCTCCGGGTGCCGGCTCGTGTACGTGTGCCGGGATCCCAAGGACATGCTGGTCTCCTTCTGGAACTTCTGCCTCAAGGAGGCGGCGACGTTGGCCGCCGTCGGTTGCGGCGGCGGCTGGGTCGGGGAGTCGGCGGCGGCAGGCCTCACCAAATTCGAGGACGTCTTCGAGCTCTTCTGCGAGGGACGGTACCCCGGAGGCCCCTACTGGCGCAACGCCCTGGAGTTCTGGCACGAGAGCCAGAGGAGGCCCAACGAGGTGCTGTTCCTAAGGTACGAGGACATGCTGGGAGATACCGTGGGTAACCTCAAGAAGCTAGCAGCGTTCATGGGGTGCGcgttctccgaggaggaggaggaggctgggGTGGTGGAGCAGATCGTGGAGCTATGCAGTTTGGCGAGTCTCAAGGGCATGGACGTGAACAAGAATGGCAGTACGGTGCTGGCCTTCAGGAATGAGGCGTTCTTCAGGAAGGGGCAGGTCGGCGACTGGAAAAACTACATGACGCTGGATATGGCGGCGAGGCTGGATAAGATTGTTGAGGAGGCCACTCGAGGTTCCGGACTCACCTTTGCGGGCTCAGTCTCGCATAATTATTAA